From Hippoglossus stenolepis isolate QCI-W04-F060 chromosome 4, HSTE1.2, whole genome shotgun sequence, a single genomic window includes:
- the dhx36 gene encoding ATP-dependent DNA/RNA helicase DHX36 — MSYGYGGGGGGGGGRRGRRGGRGHRDGSRERWDRDGGGGGGFRGSRSDCDQGRGRGGRGGGGGEGEEGGEGGGHRDRPPPHLKGREIGMWYARYGAVRRKQADRRSRAVVQMDEAREEHITKLLNSVQNDHPGQERGSRGARASTSDNWQTDADRSSHCYFDGELPKEVKQEIDSTSEEEEEEVSSGQKKAANKKHRNLTPAVAKDETPDTWDDDEPQEEEKEEKEKLRHRDKDVEFLFQEKVRDSSLDDFLQRDLQSKKSDPKYKEMLKFREKLPSYRKKEELVELINSSRVLVVSGETGCGKTTQVTQFILDDYINRGVGSMCRVVCTQPRRISAISVAERVSAERAESVGNGNSSGYQIRLQSRLPRKQGSILYCTTGIILQWLHSDPLLSSISHLVLDEIHERNLQSDVLLIIVKDLLALRDDLNVILMSATLNAEKFSKYFDNCPMVHIPGSTFPVEEFLLEDILEMTRYRPQNQDRRPSWKRGFWQGQNSRPEKEEKEAEYKDSWPCYERTLQNRYSENTISTVEMLDGNDKIDLELILTLIRHIVLNDEEGAILVFLPGWDNISTLNDLLMAQQMFRSDRFVIIPLHSLMPTVNQTQVFKRPPPGVRKIVIATNIAETSITIEDVVYVIDGGKIKETNFDTNNNISTMTAEWVSLANAKQRKGRAGRVRPGKCYHLYNGLRASLLDAYQLPEIMRTPLEELCLQIKILKLGSIARFLEKAPDPPTERAISLAIKNLVDLNALDHSENLTALGFHLARLPVEPHIGKLILFGALLGCLDPVLTIAASLSFKDPFFIPLGKEKMADMRRRTLSRNSKSDHLTIVNAFQGWEEAKRRGVRYEKEFCWENFLSANTLQMLHNMKGQFAEHLMHAGFVSSKDPRDPKSNVNSDNEKLIKAVIAAGLYPKVAMIKPSHSKKRPGVKVYTQADGKVNIHPKSVNAEETEFNYKWLVYHLKMRTSSIFLYDCTEVSPFSLLFFGGDITIQKDEGQETIAVDKWIVFSSPARIAHLVKSLKKELDSLLEEKIRNPAPVDWQNRQSKDCAVISAIIDLITTQEKPIGGTKSYSRPWASAPRGPHIHFNDDDDDDDD, encoded by the exons CGAGCGGTGGTCCAGATGGATGAGGCCAGAGAGGAGCACATTACCAAGCTGCTAAATTCTGTCCAGAATGACCACCCTGGTCAGGAGAGAGGCAGCAGGGGAGCAAGAGCCTCTACGTCTGATAATTGGCAAACAGATGCCGACAGAAGTAGTCACTG TTACTTTGATGGAGAATTGCCCAAAGAGGTAAAACAGGAGATAGATTCCacatctgaggaggaggaagaagaggtcAGTTCGGGCCAGAAGAAAGCGGCTAACAAGAAACATCG taACTTAACTCCAGCAGTCGCCAAAGATGAAACTCCAGACACATGGGATGATGACGAGCCccaggaagaggagaaggaggagaaagagaaactgagacacagagacaaggATGTAGAATTCTTATTCCAAGAAAAAGTCCGAGATAGTTCACTGGACGATTTCTTACAGAGAGATCTGCAGAGCAAGAAATCAGATCCAAAGTACAAAGAAATGCTG aAATTCAGGGAAAAACTACCTTCTTACCGGAAAAAAGAG gagctggtggagctgatcAACTCTAGCCGTGTCCTGGTTGTGAGTGGGGAGACGGGCTGTGGAAAGACCACGCAAGTCACCCAATTCATCCTGGATGACTACATCAACAGAGGCGTGGGATCGATGTGCCGGGTCGTGTGCACGCAGCCTCGTCGCATCAGTGCCATCTCT GTAGCAGAGCGTGTATCAGCAGAGAGGGCTGAAAGTGTAGGGAATGGAAATTCTTCTGGTTACCAAATCCGCCTACAGAG cCGGTTACCACGGAAACAAGGTTCGATCCTGTACTGTACAACTGGCATCATTCTTCAGTGGCTTCACTCAGACCC CTTGTTGTCCAGCATCAGTCACCTGGTGCTTGACGAGATCCACGAGAGGAACCTGCAGTCGGACGTTTTGCTCATCATCGTGAAGGACCTGCTCGCCCTCCGGGATGATCTCAACGTCATCCTCATGAGTGCCACGCTCAACGCAGAGAAGTTTTCCAAATACTTTG ACAACTGTCCAATGGTTCACATCCCCGGTTCAACTTTCCCAGTGGAAGAGTTCCTACTTGAGGACATTTTAGAGATGACCAG GTACCGCCCCCAGAATCAGGACCGTCGGCCCTCATGGAAGAGAGGCTTTTGGCAGGGGCAGAACTCCCGACctgagaaggaggagaaagaggcagaataCAAGGACAGTTGGCCTTGCTATGAACGCACACTGCAGAACAG ATACTCTGAAAACACGATTTCTACAGTAGAGATGTTGGACGGTAATGACAAGATTGACCTGGAGCTTATCTTGACACTGATCCGTCACATTGTGCTCAACGATGAG GAAGGAGCGATCCTGGTTTTCCTCCCAGGCTGGGACAACATCAGCACTCTCAATGACCTGCTCATGGCTCAGCAGATGTTCAGatcag aCCGGTTCGTTATCATCCCCCTGCACTCCCTCATGCCCACCGTAAATCAGACGCAG GTGTTCAAAAGGCCTCCTCCTGGAGTTAGAAAGATAGTGATTGCCACCAACATAGCAGagaccag catCACCATAGAGGATGTTGTATATGTGATTGATGGAGGAAAGATCAAGGAGACCAACTTtgacaccaacaacaacatcagcacCATGACGGCCGAGTGGGTCAGCCTGGCCAACGCCAAACAGAGGAAAGGACGCGCCGGCAG AGTGCGCCCGGGGAAGTGCTATCATCTGTACAACGGTCTCAGGGCCAGCCTGCTGGACGCCTATCAATTACCCGAAATTATGAGGACACCGCTGGAGGAGCTGTGCCTGCAGATTAAG ATATTGAAGCTCGGGTCTATAGCTCGATTCCTGGAGAAAGCCCCCGACCCACCCACTGAGAGGGCCATCAGTCTGGCCATCAAGAACCTCGTGGACTTG AATGCCCTGGACCACTCGGAGAACCTGACAGCGCTGGGTTTCCACCTGGCTCGTCTGCCCGTGGAGCCTCACATCGGCAAACTGATCCTGTTCGGAGCTCTGTTGGGCTGCCTCGACCCCGTGCTCACCATCGCCGCCTCGCTCAGCTTCAAAGACCCTTTCTTCATACCCCTG GGTAAAGAGAAGATGGCAGACATGAGGAGAAGGACCCTGTCCAGAAACTCAAAGAGTGACCACCTCACCATTGTCAACGCCTTCCAG GGCTGGGAGGAAGCCAAACGCCGCGGTGTCAGGTATGAGAAGGAGTTCTGCTGGGAAAACTTCCTGTCAGCCAACACTCTTCAG atgCTGCACAACATGAAGGGTCAGTTTGCTGAGCATCTGATGCATGCAGGCTTTGTCAGCAGCAAGGACCCCAGAGACCCCAAATCTAATGTCAACTCGG ACAATGAGAAGTTAATCAAAGCGGTGATTGCCGCAGGTCTGTACCCGAAGGTGGCCATGATCAAACCATCGCACAGCAAAAAGAGGCCGGG GGTTAAGGTCTACACCCAGGCTGATGGAAAGGTGAATATCCACCCGAAGTCGGTCAACGCCGAAGAGACAGAGTTCAACTACAAGTGGCTCGTCTACCACCTCAAGATGAGAACGAGCAGC ATCTTCCTGTACGACTGCACCGAAGTGTCCCCGTTCTCGCTGCTGTTTTTCGGAGGCGACATCACAATCCAGAAGGACGAGGGCCAGGAGACCATCGCTGTGGACAAGTGGATCGTCTTCAGTTCCCCGGCACGAATCGCTCACCTTGTCAAG AGTTTAAAGAAGGAGTTGGATTCTCTACTGGAGGAGAAGATCCGTAACCCTGCGCCTGTGGACTGGCAGAACCGTCAGTCCAAAGACTGCGCTGTCATCTCGGCCATCATAGATCTCATCACCACCCAAGAGAAGCCTATAGGCGGCACTAAGAGCTATAGCAGACCGTGGGCGTCGGCCCCTAGAGGGCCACATATTCACTTCAATGAcgatgacgacgacgacgatgatTAG
- the LOC118105934 gene encoding rho guanine nucleotide exchange factor 26 produces MDLGNDVDLSNNNITPLWKRRTDKKPQDSGKHKARPLSYHINGVMTTDFPLEDNRYSLTLGQPAERLVAAPPCSGSSTAVLKHILNKPSRKSRVIRSISIGHLSNGRFSLSRFRSDDSKSASLDNRKRNGDCDKGKSSNEKAVWSEKHLSDSQICISSPFTLNSQKDQIAFGTNSSSPESDPLNCSSPVLSQHTPNNNYNHHELCSLSSTSSSSPPVCRTPTPSHSSTSSIPSLSSLTSSDPPTPRSPSPADRGHPILKQSSASPAPSQDSRHASSSSSILSTSPSLSPSISPSPSIILSTHSPAALKMGTQQLIPKGLASDSRQSKVPPSGQQGQGLAGLLGLDHSKRALKSLSMVEIGPYFSTGGNHGEAAEGESDSPGSLRRGLRSTSYRKAVVTGVDPGVDPKVPWLSHPVFQVLDGDNPASPSSPVSPGTLSLSSPGAAKPGSPRTTKLASPRTPKLPSPRFLKLSSPGTEKSSSAGKNKNPNKKKVLTHQRTFDSEEEELYQNYQEKALHNDSDEDADSREPSSDSGIVVQYRPIRTSWSQLSVVKKNGLSDRMSLEERKIQEAIFEVISSEHSYLHSLEILIRMFKNSVELSEAMTKTERHHLFSNISDVCEASKKFFKELEERHQQNIVIDDISDIVCRHAQSNFDPYITYCSNEVYQQRTLQRLVSKSPGFKEVLTRIESHPDCRNLPMISFLILPMQRITRLPLLMDTICQKTPKDCALYEDCKKALQGVSKVVRKCNEGARTMERTEMMYTINSQLEFKIKPFPLVSSSRWMVKRGLLTAFVEDNGIFLKRTQRQQVYFFLFNDVLIVTRKKSEESYTVIDYALRDQIWVGSCQPEDVHLSPVRSTSSMLSSRQAGANHLFRLRFRSNHSGEKVPMILGTELLNERARWISGLGQSINNKKSEDRINAMQMEVIRTYTAKQPDELSLQVADVVLLSQTVEDGWCEGERLRDGERGWFLAECAEPITCQVTIERNMQRMDRLQGLETNV; encoded by the exons ATGGATTTGGGCAATGATGTGGACCTGTCCAACAATAACATCACCCCTCTGTGGAAACGACGCACGGACAAGAAACCCCAGGACTCGGGCAAACACAAAGCGCGACCCCTCAGTTACCACATCAACGGGGTCATGACGACGGACTTCCCCTTGGAGGACAACAGGTATTCCCTGACCTTGGGCCAACCTGCCGAGAGGTTGGTGGCCGCCCCGCCGTGTTCGGGCAGTAGCACTGCGGTGTTGAAGCACATTCTTAACAAGCCCTCCAGGAAATCCCGGGTCATTCGAAGCATCAGCATTGGGCACCTCTCCAACGGACGCTTCTCACTGTCCAGATTTAGGTCTGATGACAGCAAATCCGCTTCATTGGACAATAGAAAGCGTAATGGAGACTGTGACAAGGGGAAAAGCAGTAATGAAAAGGCAGTGTGGTCCGAAAAGCATCTCTCGGACTCCCAGATATGCATCTCCAGTCCTTTCACTCTGAATTCACAGAAGGACCAGATAGCATTTGGGACAAATTCATCCTCACCCGAAAGTGACCCTCTCAACTGTTCCTCTCCTGTCCTATCCCAACACActcccaacaacaactacaaccaccatGAACTGTGCTCTCTTTCATCCACgtccagctcctctccccctgtctgCCGCACCCCTACCCCCTCccacagctccacctccagcatcccctccctctcttccctcaccTCCTCAGACCCCCCGACCCCACGCTCCCCATCACCGGCAGACAGAGGACATCCGATCCTCAAACAGTCTTCCGCCTCGCCTGCCCCGTCACAGGACAGCAGGcatgcctcttcctcctcgtccatcTTAtccacctcaccctccctctctccgtctatctctccctctccctccatcatcctcaGCACCCACAGTCCAGCTGCCCTGAAGATGGGCACCCAGCAGCTCATTCCCAAGGGCTTAGCATCTGATAGTCGCCAGAGCAAGGTGCCTCCCTCTGGGCAGCAAGGCCAAGGTTTGGCAGGTCTGCTGGGGTTGGATCATTCCAAGAGAGCCCTGAAATCCCTCAGTATGGTGGAGATCGGACCCTACTTTTCCACCGGAGGCAACCACGGTGAAGCggcagagggagaaagtgacAGCCCGGGGTCACTCAGGAGAGGCTTGAGGAGTACCTCCTATAGGAAGGCTGTTGTGACTGGAGTAGACCCTGGGGTAGATCCTAAGGTGCCCTGGTTGTCCCATCCTGTTTTCCAAGTGCTAGATGGGGATAATCCAGCGTCACCAAGCAGCCCAGTAAGTCCTGGCACTTTAAGCCTCTCCAGCCCTGGAGCAGCCAAACCTGGGAGCCCTAGGACAACCAAGCTTGCCAGTCCTAGGACACCCAAACTACCCAGCCCCAGGTTTTTAAAGCTTTCTAGTCCTGGGACAGAAAAGTCTTCCAGTGCTGGGAAAAATAAG AATCCAAATAAGAAGAAAGTTTTGACCCATCAGCGGACATTTGACAGCGAGG AAGAGGAGCTGTATCAGAACTACCAGGAGAAGGCCTTGCACAATGATTCAGATGAGGATGCTGATTCCAGGGAGCCCAGCTCTGATAGTGGCATCGTGGTGCAGTACAGACCCATACGCACCTCCTGGAGCCAGCTCAGTGTG GTAAAGAAAAATGGTTTGTCCGACCGGATGAGTCTGGAGGAACGCAAAATACAAGAG GCCATTTTCGAGGTGATCTCGTCGGAGCACTCCTACCTCCACAGTCTGGAGATCCTGATCCGCATGTTCAAGAACTCTGTGGAGCTCAGCGAGGCCATGACCAAGACCGAGCGCCACCACCTCTTCTCCAACATCAGCGACGTCTGTGAGGCTAGCAAGAA ATTCTTTAAGGAATTGGAGGAAAGACACCAGCAGAACATAGTCATCGACGACATCAGCGACATTGTCTGCAGGCACGCTCAGTCCAACTTTGACCCCTACATCACATACTGCTCCAATGAGGTCTACCAGCAGAGAACCCTGCAGAGGCTGGT GTCCAAGAGTCCGGGCTTTAAGGAGGTGCTGACCAGGATCGAGAGCCACCCGGACTGCAGGAACCTCCCCATGATCTCCTTCCTCATCCTGCCCATGCAGAGGATCACCCGCCTGCCCCTGCTCATGGAT ACAATTTGTCAGAAGACGCCTAAAGACTGTGCGCTGTATGAAGACTGTAAGAAGGCGTTACAAGGAGTCAGCAAG gtggTAAGAAAGTGTAATGAAGGAGCTCGCACAATGGAAAGAACAGAGATGATGTACACCATCAACTCTCAGCTGGAGTTCAAGATTAAG ccgtTCCCCCTGGTCTCATCCTCCAGGTGGATGGTGAAGAGAGGACTGCTGACGGCCTTCGTGGAGGACAACGGCATCTTCCTCAAGCGGACGCAGCGGCAGCAGGtctatttcttcctcttcaacGACGTCCTCATCGTCACCAGGAAGAAGAG TGAGGAGAGCTACACCGTGATCGACTACGCTCTGAGGGACCAGATCTGGGTGGGGTCCTGCCAGCCTGAGGATGTCCACCTGTCCCCGGTCAGAAGCACCTCCAGCATGCTCAGCTCCCGGCAAGCCGGCGCCAATCATCTCTTCCGGCTGCGTTTCCGCAGCAACCACTCCGGGGAAAAGGTGCCCATGATCCTGGGCACGGAGTTGCT AAATGAGCGCGCTCGATGGATCAGCGGTCTGGGCCAGAGCATCAACAACAAGAAGAGTGAAGACCGAATCA ACGCCATGCAGATGGAGGTGATCAGGACGTACACAGCCAAGCAGCCGGATGAGTTGTCGCTGCAGGTGGCCGACGTGGTGCTGCTCTCACAGACTGTAGAAGACG GCTGGTGCGAAGGTGAGCGGCTGCGCGACGGAGAACGGGGGTGGTTCCTCGCCGAGTGTGCCGAGCCCATCACGTGTCAGGTCACCATCGAGCGCAACATGCAGAGGATGGATCGCCTGCAGGGGCTGGAGACGAACGTGTGA